One Brassica napus cultivar Da-Ae chromosome C4, Da-Ae, whole genome shotgun sequence genomic region harbors:
- the LOC125585970 gene encoding G-type lectin S-receptor-like serine/threonine-protein kinase SRK: protein MPREREDAIEDQLSVPMDFAMILNATHNFSQEIGHGGFGYVYKIGVLASGEEIAVKKLSEISKQGLDEFCTEVRSISRLRHINIARLYGWSVYKEEKLLIYEYLVNGSLERHLFGGGELNWQTRFHIIKGVAKGLAYIEEGGYNLILHRDLKPDNILLHRDMTPKISDFGLARMCARSEKEVFTQHTAGTHGYISPESLLDGIFSSASDVFSFGVIVLEIVNGKRNRSFSSSIGYLLGYAWNKYNEGNWSEIIDEKI, encoded by the exons ATGCCAAGGGAAAGAGAAGACGCAATAGAGGATCAACTATCTGTCCCAATGGATTTTGCGATGATACTGAATGCCACACACAACTTCTCTCAAGAGATCGGACACGGTGGATTTGGGTATGTGTATAAAATT GGAGTGTTAGCCAGCGGGGAAGAAATCGCTGTCAAGAAACTTTCAGAAATCTCGAAACAAGGGTTGGATGAGTTCTGTACCGAGGTGAGGTCTATTTCACGCCTTAGACACATTAACATTGCCCGCCTGTATGGTTGGAGCGTTTACAAGGAAGAGAAGCTATTGATATACGAGTATCTAGTGAACGGCAGCTTGGAGCGTCATTTATTTG GTGGTGGTGAGCTAAATTGGCAAACTAGATTTCATATTATCAAGGGTGTAGCTAAAGGCCTAGCATATATCGAAGAAGGGGGATACAATCTGATTCTACaccgggacttgaaacctgaTAATATCTTACTTCACAGAGATATGACTCCGAAGATATCCGATTTCGGGTTGGCTAGAATGTGTGCAAGGAGCGAGAAGGAAGTTTTCACACAGCATACGGCTGGAACGCA TGGCTACATATCGCCAGAATCCCTGTTAGATGGCATATTCTCATCTGCGTCTGACGTCTTTAGCTTTGGAGTTATTGTTCTTGAAATTGTTAACGGGAAAAGGAACAGATCATTCTCCTCTTCCATTGGCTATCTTCTCGGCTAC GCGTGGAACAAATATAATGAAGGAAACTGGAGTGAAATCATTGATGAGAAGATTTAG